CTGATGATGCTTGTGTCTTTATCTATCGGCAGATGCGTCCTGGTGATTTGACTACAGCTAAAAATGCTCGCAGCTTTTTGGAAGCCACCTTTTTTAATCTACGTCGTTATGATTTTGGTTCAGTTGGTCGTTATAAGATCAACGAGAGGTTGAAACTTGATTTTCCTATTAAGCTTAAATATAGGATTTTGCAAAAAGAAGATGTGGTAGAAACAGTACGAGAAATTATCAGATTAAACTCTGATCTTCACGCTAATCCTGATGATATTGATCATCTTGCCAGCAGAAGAGTACGGAGTGTGGGGGAGTTGGTACAAGACAGAGTTCGGATTGGTCTTCTGAGAATGGAGAGAATTATTAAAGACCGCATGAGTGTGGCTGATCCTTTAGTTGTTACGCCGGCAAGCTTGATCAATGCTCGCCCTATTACGGCTGTTTTGCAAGAGTTTTTTGCCTCTTCTCAGCTTTCTCAGTTTATGAACCAAACCAATCCTTTGGCAGAGTTAGAGCATAAACGTACTGTTGCGGCTACAGGTCCGGGGGGTCTTTCCAGAGAAAGGGCTGGTTTTGAGGTAAGAGATGTTCATGTTTCCCACTATGGTCGTATTTGTCCTGTGGAAACTCCAGAAGGGCCTAATATCGGTTTGGTAACCTATTTAGCTTCTTATGCCCGAATTAATGAGTATGGTTTCTTAGAGACTCCTTACCGAAAAATTAAGCATACAAAAAGAGGTTCTTATATTACCAACGAAATAGAATATCTTTCTGCTTCAGAGGAAGAGAACTATGTGATTGCTCCTGCTGATATACCTTTAAACGAAAAAGGAAGAATTTTAGTTGATCAGGTAATGGCTCGCCATCAGGGTCATCCTGACTTCTTCCCAGTGAAAAAGTTGGATTATATTGATGCCGCTCCCAACCAGATTGTTTCCATTAGCACTTCCCTAATTCCTTTTTTAGAGAATACAGACGCAGCTCGAGCTTTAATGGGTTCAAATATGCAGAGGCAGGCTTTACCTTTAGTCAAGCCTGAAGCGCCTATTGTTGGTACAGGGATAGAAGAAGCAGTAGGTAAGGCTTCAGGTATGGTTATTTTAGCTGAAAAGGCAGGCAAGGTTGTAGAGGTAGATGCAAGAAAGATTGTGGTTGAAAATGCTAAAAAACAGCGGAAGACTTATAAATTATTTAACTTTATTCGTTCCAACCAGTCTACTTCTTTGCACCAGCGGCCAATTGTTAATGAAGGTGATCGGGTAAGAAAAGGTCAAGTTTTGACTGATTGTCTTTCTACGGATAAAGGCGAGATTGCTTTAGGGAAAAATGTTTTAGTCGCTTTTATGAGTTGGCAGGGTCTTAATTATGAGGACGCGATTATTGTTTCTGAACGTTTAGTCTCTGATGATGTTTATAGTTCAATCTATATTGACGAATACGAAACAGAAGTAAGAGAGACCAAGTTGGGTCCAGAGTTGGTAACCCGTGATATTCCCAACGTAAGTGAAGAGGCATTAAGAAATTTAGATGAAAATGGAATTGTCAGGATTGGTGCTGAAGTAAACTCAAGGGATATTTTGGTAGGTAAGATTACTCCTAAAGGTGAAACTGAATTATCAGGTGAAGAGAGGCTTTTGCGTGCTATTTTTGGCGAAGAAGCTAAAGATGTAAAAGATAGCTCTTTGCGTCTTCCCCATGGCGTAAGAGGTAAAGTGATTGGAGTTAAAATTTTCTCCCGCGAAAAAGGAGACGAACTTCCACCCGGTGTTTTAATGAAAATTCATGTGGTAGTGGCTCAGCTGAGAAAGATAACAGAAGGGGATAAATTAGCAGGAAGGTATGGTAATAAGGGGGTGATTGCCAAAATTCTGCCTGTTGAGGATATGCCGGTGCTTGCTGATGGAACTCCTGTAGATGTGATTTTGAATCCTTTGGGAGTTGTCTCCAGAATGAATTTAGGTCAGTTAATGGAAATTCATTTGAGCTGGGCAGCCAAAAAACTGAATAAAATGGTTGCTGCCCCAGTATTTAGAGGTCCTACTTTAGAAATGATTCAGAAGGAGCTTAAAAAAGCTGGTTTGCCTGAGGATGGGAAAGTGCAGCTTATAGACGGGCGTACTGGTGAACCTTTTAAAGAAAGAACAACTGTGGGTTATCTGTATATTATGAAGCTCATTCATATGGTTGAGGACAAGATTCATGCTCGCTCTATTGGTCCTTATTCAATGATTACTCAACAGCCTCTTGGTGGTAAAGCTCAATTCGGAGGTCAGAGATTTGGAGAAATGGAGGTTTGGGCTTTGGAAGCTTATGGGGCCGCTCATACTTTACAGGAAATGCTTACTATTAAATCAGATGACGTGGCTGGTCGTTCAAAAACCTATGAAGCCATTATCAAGGGCGAAAATATTGTAGAGCCAGCTGTTCCTGAGTCTTTTAATGTCTTGGTAAAAGAATTGCAGGGTTTAGGCTTGAAGTTGGATTTTCTTAAAAATAAAGATTTGCCCCAAAAGAAATAATTAAACTAATTTTAAGGTATGGCTAAGGCAACTAAAGGAAAAGCTCAAGGTATAGAGATTCTACCTGAAAGCATTGAGTCTTTTGACTTTCTCCGTTTAGGTATTGCTTCACCGGAGGAAATTCTTAGTTGGTCTAATGGTGAAGTGACAAAGCCGGAAACAATTAATTACCGCACTCAGCGTCCTGAACGCGAT
This portion of the bacterium genome encodes:
- the rpoB gene encoding DNA-directed RNA polymerase subunit beta, encoding MPKRKFFFEAPAHPLDNLIQIQIDSYRHFLEKGLRELFDEVSPIEDFGGELFSLRFGDYFFEKPKSDPLECRENNLTYKASLRCRVILENKKTKEIKEQEIYLGDFPMMTDRGTFIINGIERVIVNQILRSYGVLFVADLSGGEKLFGAKLIPARGAWLEFETSPRGEIYVKIDRRRRIPITAFLRFLGYESDAEIKSLFKKELKDAPVDYIENTLKKDISKNSDDACVFIYRQMRPGDLTTAKNARSFLEATFFNLRRYDFGSVGRYKINERLKLDFPIKLKYRILQKEDVVETVREIIRLNSDLHANPDDIDHLASRRVRSVGELVQDRVRIGLLRMERIIKDRMSVADPLVVTPASLINARPITAVLQEFFASSQLSQFMNQTNPLAELEHKRTVAATGPGGLSRERAGFEVRDVHVSHYGRICPVETPEGPNIGLVTYLASYARINEYGFLETPYRKIKHTKRGSYITNEIEYLSASEEENYVIAPADIPLNEKGRILVDQVMARHQGHPDFFPVKKLDYIDAAPNQIVSISTSLIPFLENTDAARALMGSNMQRQALPLVKPEAPIVGTGIEEAVGKASGMVILAEKAGKVVEVDARKIVVENAKKQRKTYKLFNFIRSNQSTSLHQRPIVNEGDRVRKGQVLTDCLSTDKGEIALGKNVLVAFMSWQGLNYEDAIIVSERLVSDDVYSSIYIDEYETEVRETKLGPELVTRDIPNVSEEALRNLDENGIVRIGAEVNSRDILVGKITPKGETELSGEERLLRAIFGEEAKDVKDSSLRLPHGVRGKVIGVKIFSREKGDELPPGVLMKIHVVVAQLRKITEGDKLAGRYGNKGVIAKILPVEDMPVLADGTPVDVILNPLGVVSRMNLGQLMEIHLSWAAKKLNKMVAAPVFRGPTLEMIQKELKKAGLPEDGKVQLIDGRTGEPFKERTTVGYLYIMKLIHMVEDKIHARSIGPYSMITQQPLGGKAQFGGQRFGEMEVWALEAYGAAHTLQEMLTIKSDDVAGRSKTYEAIIKGENIVEPAVPESFNVLVKELQGLGLKLDFLKNKDLPQKK